In the Primulina eburnea isolate SZY01 chromosome 15, ASM2296580v1, whole genome shotgun sequence genome, gtggtattttatttaatttctttgattattttatcaaaaatttatattaaattaactTACGAATCAATTTTGTTAGACAAATATTTTATCCCACCCGAGTCGTTATTTTGGTTCAAAGTATGAATCAATTGACCATTTTGTGAAACAATATCAGGCAATAGTActctgtaaaaaaaaataaaaataaaaataaaattgattctGTCCTAGTTGCGTGTGGATAGTACTATTTGTCCCACTCCAGCAGATGAGGAAGTACAACTGGGTTTCATATCTTCGGGGTCTGTCTGTCTATTGATTGGGAATAGACTCATTCAAGATTGACTTTTTATTGTTTCGGATCGGTTTTTTCTCGTGGGTTTTGATTGTTCTCAATTGGGTTCTCGTCATTCAAGTGTTTTGACTTTTAAATTTCAAGTCGTGGTGGCAGCTACGAAGGTAAATCCTTTGATTTTCTGCATTGAATTGCGTTGATGAAAGCTGAAGCATTTGGTTTCGTTAATTTTTCTGGTGAGCTGTAATGATCGATGACTTTGATTGTTGTTTAGGTTGCGAGTCATTTGGATTGTGGTTGATTCTTTTTCTGTTGAAGTGAtgaatgatgatgcaagtttgGGGTTTGACTTGATCTTGGTATATGTTGGGGATTTATGGTTGTTTCTTCGATGATCTAAAGTTATTGTTCAGACATTTCATCCAGAAGTTGGTAGATTTTCTTGCTTGTTCAATTCATATTAATTGAACTTTGAAAATGGGGCGCCAAGGTTGAATAAGAAGAGTGCATTATTGGGATTCTTTGCTAGCGTTCCTGTATTTATCAATTAGtgataatttttgaaaattaatggAGCTCAACTTTGTGAATGGAGAGGGTGAGGATCCAGATAGAGAACCACTAGCGGGCAGAAAAGTTGAAGAGAACCATTTTCACCTCTCCCGTTACCCCGGTGCTGTGAGACAAAAGGCTTATATATTTGATGGTGAAGGGAATTATTATAACAAGGATTGGGATCTTATGGAGGGTAGAggcaaagaattctgttggtaTCACGTGGAGCTTCCAAAAGGAAACCAGAAACTTTCACAATCAGCACAATATCTTATTGACGTTCTTTGCCCGCCCCTGAAGCTTCAAGACATCCTCTCACTCGTTAGCAATGGACCCTTTTGTGGTTATGTTGATGGTGCTCTAGTGTTCCGAGTTAATTCACCTGGTCCTGCTTCTAGCAAATTTACGTTTAGAATTGCTGCAAGAGTTACGGAGCGTTCGATTATTACGGTGTCTTTGGGCCGTGTTCCGAGACTGGGATTCTCTCCAGCATATGAATCTTTGCTGTCGGAGATTCCGGTCGTGGAGAGTCTTGGTTATGAGAATACAGAGCAAAAGGATAGGGGTGGTGGGATTGTGATTCAAGAACATgttcttgattttcttttgaCTATGAATCATTCGGAGGAAGCTGATAATCCAGTTCCTAGAAAAGTTTCAAATCTTGTTGTTCATATAATCGATACTCATGTggatcaacttcaagatgttgtTTCCGAGCTTGAGATTGACCTGAACTCGATCGAGTTTGAGCTGGACAGAGGTACATTTTGTTTCGAATGCAATATGTGTACTGATTGACGAAAATGCTGATCTTGGTCTGTCTTTTGAATCAGTAAGTTATGTCATGTTTTGTCAATCTTGTGCCGCCGGAGTATGTAGATGGAACTAGTTCTCGTGACTGCATTTGGAATTCGAGAAATAATGCTgaatagaattttcaactgCGCTTTTCTGAGCATAAGAAATAAGATGAAAATTTGATTTTCCTTTCGACTTTTTGAGTAACATTTCCTTTATAATACATAACCTTTTGATCTGGTTACAGGTGGTTTTGCTTTGAAGAAACAAATGTTAGATGACAGAAAATTTCCAAAATTGCATCTCGACTTGCAACGACTGTTGCAGGTTCTTAACATTTTGATAAATGGTCAAATGAAGTTAATAAAGAGCTAAATTCTGATTCATATTCTACTTTCATTGTgattttatccatgttttacCAAACTACAGGTGATTGCACACGGGGAGCAAGTATTCCCTCGAGTTAAGGAGAAATGTTCATCAAAAGACTGGTTCGCCCACGAAGATGTAAACGCCTTAGAGGAGTTGATTGGACGGATAAGGAGACTGAAGGAGAACGTTGGGTTTATCGCGAATCGTGTCACAGCGATTCAAGCTGGCCTCGACAGCTGGCAATCCGAGCAAATAAACAGAAAACTATACTATCTTTCTTTCCTTTCCATCATATTTCTTCCATTATCAATAATCACTGGAGGTCAGTTATTCACCTAACTCTCCTTTGTATCTTCCACACCCCAGTAATTAGTTTCTCTTTATTTTCACAGTCTTTGGGATGAACGTGGGAGGAGTTCCTTGGACCGTGCAACGAGATCCAGCTTTGAAAGACGGTTTTCGCAACGTGATGTTTCTTTGTTTGACAATGCTAGTGATTGTTCTCTTGTGCTTCATTTTCCCAGCTATCTATGGCCGTATAACCGAGTGGCGTAGAAAGCAGGTCTTGAAAAGAAGTTATTCACTAAATAAGAAATCCTATATCAGGAGAACTGGGGTAGAAAGATCTGAAAAGGAAGGATACTTGCGGCTTTAGGCCTTGAATTCATCAGCCTTTGTTTTCTGGTAAATTTGTGTGCAGATAGCTTCTTGTTCCATTCTTTGTTCTTGAATTTCTtgtcatatttttttataaaaaggtgATGTGAATCAATAGATCGATATCATGATACGATTACTTTCGAACCATCACGGCATATTGGAGTTGTTCGAGGACTAAAGGTTGAACTCCGAAGGAGTCGACTAAAGTATCATATTGATGTCCCGCGAGGTGTTCGAGTTTGGTATGAGACTAAAGAGTAATGAGTTTTATTCTCTCTGTCAACATCTTTTCGATAGAACCTATCATGTAACGATTTTTTAATGAAACATCAAACCTGAAGGTATGCACATCCATCTTTTCGATAGAACCTATCATGTAACGATTTTTTAATGAAACATCAAACCTGAAGGTATCCATCCAATGTGCATGCATGAAGAATACGTAGTGGTTGTGGTTCCAAAAAATATATGTATCGTAATGAGTTGTTTTTCTCAAGTTTCTGATATAACTTTAAATTAGGTTGAAATTGAATCATATAATTCCCAtagagtttaaattttttttaaatgaattcGGATCCTAATAATTTCCTGATATTATGAAGTTttcataaatttaataataataatattttactattttattattaagggtAATTTTTCAATAAATCCCCAAACTCTTGttttacttgaactttagtccTTTGCCAATCAAAAGTTAGTTTAAGTTCCTTGacctattttaaaaaattcaaaatcatctTAGAGTCTCTTTTTAGGCATGTGATGTTGTTACACATATCGAACATGCCTAAAGACATAAGGTTATGCCAGCTTTCCAGCCTAAATACCATATATATcacatcatgcttccgtaataTAAGCTAAACATTTTATCTCGTTGACTGGAATGTCGTCGGGTCATATCCACGTGTTGTATAGACTGGTCTTCATAGTGTAACCACAAAGTTGTAACAGACAGTTCTTGAAGTAGATCTCTTCAATAGCACTTAGCACAACCATGTATCGTTTTATATTTCAGAGTGTATAGTAAATAAgtttaatttgaaaataatatatgagAGGGTAGAAAGCCTTGATTATTTTATTCtaacatataaaatattaacataATATTAACCTCCTATAGAGAAAGAGAAACTTGTTTATAGatgtattgttattgaaatTACAATATACCTAAAAACTGAAAGAAAACATTACGAATTTTATttagaaagaaaatgaagatgttgaatgatgtctttttttttttgcattggTATTTATAGAAGCCTTTCCAGATTTGAAACTCCTACTTCAAACTTGTGAATTGTTTTTCTTGCTAGTTGTGACCGATGACATCTTGTGATAGGCAGTCCTCTTAAACCACTAGTTATTGGTTCGTCCATTTGTGATGGTTGAGTGATCCATTCTTCACTATTGGAATGGTTGGATTTTTTTACTTTTGTCGGGGAATCTGTTGCTATCGTATGGTCCCCGATGAAAACACAACTTGTGTGGTCTTTTATCACTTGAACTTGTTTCTGCATTATGTTTTTGGTCAAATCTGGGCTGAAAACCATTCCCAAATTTCGAGTCTTTCTGTTTCGGGCATTTTGGGCAGATTTTTCCTGACCATCTTCCCACATGTGCCATATTGCAGAATTTCTGGCAAGTTTATTTACTCTCAGGTAGCTTGTTATTCCACataaatttcttttcttttcaaatgattcttatgCAAAACTTGTAGTTTTTCCTgtcatattatttaaaaaaaaatactcatTTACAGAATTTTGATAAAACTTAAATGAAAACTTTACTTTGTCAATCTCTGTGAGACAGACCTATAATCCCATTCTCGTCGAATGGAGATATCGTTTTCAGTAAATGATGAAGCAATAGATGTTTCATTCTCTAGAGGATCCTTGATGAACTTTTGGATGTTCATATATGGTCTAATGAGATTGATGAAACGAAAAGCTTCGTGTGAGTTTTTTTCGTTGGTTTCGGCAGTGCATTGAAAAAATAGAGCTTGATctatctcatctggaaaaataatcGTTGTTTGCCCACGTTTCATGAaagcttcctggatccactttGGTAGTGCTGAGTCTGGGAAGTTGATGATTTAGTATAGACCGATGCATGGGTGATGTAGTATAGACCAATGCAAGAGCCCAAAATTCATATCATGTCTTGATCTCCCTTGTATATGAATTTGGTTCCATTCATACCCTCACAAACTTTCCTGCTATATCAACCTGTATTGTGGCCGGTTTGATTCCTATTCtagtttttaatttctcccaattctgttGGTATatctgaaatggagaaattataATTTCTTTAGGACCAAGCTTAGTTTTTCTCTTGTCAGTTTGAATTTTAAGGTTGATCTATCTTTCTATTTAATCTTTGAGGTGAAGGGTTTGACTTGATGACTCGAGATAAAGATCCGTAGCCTTAATTTTTGCTTGAACCAACTCATCTAAAGATGAACactgtctctgatcgaattacatgATATTTACAGACTTATACTCAGTTATTGACTTGTTGTAGCCTACCCGCAACTTCTGCATTTAGGACAAATTTGTTGAACtcgttttgaagcatttcaaggtgttccctaaAAGCCTATACATTTTTATGATGACATCGATATCAGCATTGTCCATATCTTGATAAAAAATccacataaatattttcattagatttaataataacaatatcaaaaatataattttgacataaaacttGTCATCTTAATAATCTTGTCCTTTCGGGTTTATATACAATTCTATTTTTCAAGAAAGCTTTTACATGTGTATTATCATTTATCaactttgaaaataaattttttagtaAGTAAAAATATTGATCATTTCACAAAAGCCATTTTTAatgcataaaattctttttcatCGATGTTTCATTTCATGACTTTTTCATCTGAAAATAATCTATTGTAATATATGCATCATTGTTCTCCTTTTGTGTGAGCTTTATAAGATTTCCTACTTACCAatgatgtaatgcccaagaagtatagaattgataaacccaGATTATTAATCGttattaacgtgagactcggaagatatgaaaacgcatgacatgcaatgagggaagaaaagacatgagaaaatagggtttgcaagaccgcacccgcgcccagaacaggagtgcacccgcggtcatgcaattgtggatttttgtcagaaaggtcgaagcatcaccgcacctgcggtttcagacaagaccgcacccgtggtgcccGGACAGAAAGTTGAGCATTttgcccgtagccacaccgcacctgcggtgcaagatagaccgcacccgcggtggcaaTCCCGtagcattaccgcacccgcggtattggaaggaccgcacccgcggtctgagctttCGAGAAATGCCAGGATAGgcattgcacgaccgcacccgcggtgcatgtcatgaccgcacccgcggtcatgcgtgttgcttgACAAATGCTGCCACGTCTCCTGCTgttgcatgtagtatatataggTGGGGCTCGTTCTTCTCTTCCTCAGAACAGCATAAATTCGAGAAAAGTTTAAGGAAAAAgggtgaaaatccttacgccttttgtggaAGATCCGggtatcagaatttgaatctgaACGCAGATTCGTGCTCCTTCCTTCTATAGCTAcgtaaggacgtaagtttcgttacgttttgagatattttgagaatatgatgttgctagaattgcatgtgattcagatatggtgtttctactaccgtagacaatgtagaattgaagacagattaaagaacagactgtttctgtatttgttatgtttttcagagttgatttgactgagatttcatatcagaattgtattgttattgagattatgactagtattgttattgattatgaagtctgatattatatttatgatgtttagactgacggggtatcaagactgtgttgttatgccgtttaaacatcagttgatttagattgatcagattcagatatgatgtcgaTTAGAttgggatattattgatatgactcatattgtatcttgttcagacattgatcagattgtatactgaattaaGTATTGATcaaacagattgtatattgagttattcactaatacaatgtattcgatattgtcatttcagattgatatggacagatttgaatacagatcatcgtcttcgtcagaccgggacgacaaaggtataattcatgtgatattcggtaaaaaaaaactcaattgagatcactacttgagttgcccaataaatcacatactatattcttgtttatgttttatatgattatgctttgtttactgattgtattcatgcatttaagttaggacagtttggagatcagccagactgctagacgttcggtgatatcacagcttaggagaagatcacctctcctattgtagatgtggatacagatcagaccgaagtctaggaataagacgtacagtcaccccgagtggtagggtaggtgatagatcgtcttattcacaccgggatccctagagttatagatcgagtcaagtctagacatgatttgattaggacttcatgcttatatggatgtggctcctagatcatgggacccatcgttattgcttccagttgtgctagcatgtttttatgatttagatcgtttatatgcatggttatctgaattgagttacatgctgatttgatttatttcatagattatgaaatatattggtttatacaggatcgcatgttttatgaattagtttgtttatatacatgcttaccatgttttatactgggatttattctcaccggagttatccggctggtgtcttgtttgtatgtgtgcatgacatcaggggaggcaggatcggggtcacgaagatgatgagagaagacgagtttagcgtggtgattccggacttacagtagattggattttaatactagaattttagtagtgaaccttagattagaatgttgtacattattgtatttttaatactgaattgtattttatatacagacatgtatagtatttagattacATTACCTTCTGcagttatataatttaaaaagaaaaattttagaccctgtttatcagaacagataattaaatcccaacgatgattaagaacttgattagcgtccgggtccccacaaatgaTCACTGATATCTATATATAATAACGAGTTatcttcatcttgaggaataAAAATTTTTGGTAGATTTTTTCAAATATCCTTTAGTTGGTCAAGTCTTTTTGTGTGTTCTTCTCTCCATGTAAATCTTGCATTTTCGAGTAATGAACCAAACATTTTCTTATAATTTACTAGGTTCTTAATGAAcattttccaaaaaaattttAACAACTCATCAGAAACTttgaaattgtttttttttagttcatctggaaaaattctGCACATTTTCTACTCTGTATTCTTGTAGAATTATTCATGACTCATCAATTTTTACTTCAAggaattcattttttttataacaaCGACTGCCCTTTTTTTTAGATAGGACCAGTCATTCATTTTTACAAAAATTAGAGAAAATttctatatatttaatatattcatCTATAATTTTATACatattaaaatatcattaatataaacaaatataaatttaaaataatatttgaatagaTTATTTATATTTCTTTGAAGTATTTGGAGTACATTAGTTAATTCAATTGGTAATACTTTCAAATATAATGATAATGTGGTGTGGAGAAAACGTGAATTTCTTACTTTATTCTTCCATCCGAATATGAAAAAATCCAGAtttacaatcaaatttagagaacaTTTTTGCATTGTGCGTCCAACTAACTAAATGATATCTACTGGGTATAAATATCCAGAAAataccataattttatttatttcttgaTAGTTAGTTAATAACTTGAGTTTGTTCCTTTTGATCTCACCAtcatttcttaccagaaaatcTGGACTGTTGTATGATGATACTTCTACTTTTATAAAACTAATGTCCAAATATTTCTTGATAATAATTTGCGTATCCTTTTGATCAAGTATCTTCATCACGCTTACGTCTTACGAATTCATATTCTTTGTTTTCCTTGATTTTAAGGTTTGATCTATCTTTCTATTTAATATCTAAGGTGAAGGGTTTGACTTGGTGACTCGAGATAAAGATCTGTAGTCTTAATTTTGCCTTGGACCAACTCATCTAAAGATGTACCCTGCTTAGTACTTGTGCTAGGGGTACTTGAATCTATGCTCCACGTGTTGATATTTTTGCTCGAAAACTCTCATTTTGAGAATCCAGTGGTTTATCAATAGCCTGGAGGATAAATTTTGCGATACAAACTACAACTGAGTATAAGTCTGTAAATATTCTGTAATTTGATCAGAGACAATGCTCTTATTGACTTGTTGTAGCCTACCCACAATTTTTGCATTTAGGACAAGTTTGTTAAACtcgttttgaagcatttcaaggtgttccctaaAAGCCTGTGCATTTTCAAGATGACATCGACATCACCGTTGTCCATATCTTGTTAAGAAATCCAcattaatattttcatgagatttaataaaaacagtatcaaaaatataattttgacataaaactcGTCATCTTAATAATCTTGTCTTCTCGGGTTTATATTCAATTCTATTTTTCAAGAAAGCTTTTACATGTGTATTATCAACTTTGAAAGTAAATTTCTTAGTAAGTAAAAATAGTGATCATTTCTCAAAAGCCATTTTTAatgcataaaattctttttcgtCGATGTGTCATCTTATGACTTTTGTATCTGAAAATAATCTATTGTAATATATGCATCATTGTTCTCCTTTTGTGTGAGCTTTATAAGATTTCCTGGTCACAAATGAATGAATGATCGCGGACATCTATATATAATACAAAGTCATTTTCGTATTGAGGAACAAcaatttttggaagattttttcAAATATCCTTTAGTTGGCCAAGTTTGTTTGTGTGTTCTTCTCTCCATGTAAATCTTGCATTTTCTCGTAATGAACCAAAAATGTTCTTGTAATTTACTAGGTTCTTAATGAACATTCCAAAAAATTTAACAACTCATCAGAAACTTTGAAATTGTTTCTTTTTTTTAGttcatctggaaaaattctgcacattttataactttgTATTCTTGTAGAATTATTCGTGACTCATCAATTTTTACTCCAaggaattcaattttttttataacaatgactgcttttttttttatataggaCCAATTATTCATTTTTACAAACATAAGAGAAAATttctatatatttaatatattcatCTATATTTttagacatattaaaatatcattaatataaacaaatataaatttaaaataatatttgaatagaTTATTTATATTTCTTTGAAGTATTTGGAGTACATTAACAATTGGTAATACTTTCAAATATAATGACAATATGATGTGGAGAAAccgtgaatttcttgctttatTCTTCCATCCGAATATGAAAAAATCCAGACTTACAATCAAATTTATAGAACATTTTTGCATTGTGCGTACAACTAATTAAATGATATCTACTGGGTATAGATATCCAGAAAACAccacaattttatttatttcttgaTAGTTAGTTAATAACTTGAGTTTGTTCCTTTTGATCTCACCAtaatttcttaccagaaaatcTGGACTGTTGTATGACGATACTTCTACTTTTATAAAACTAATGTCCAAATGTTTCTTGATAATAATATGCGTATCCTTTTGATCAAGTATCTTCATCACGCTTACGCCTTACGAATTCATATTCTTTGTTTTCCTTGATTTTAAGACTGGTTTGAAGTTTGTTTCTTTCCCACAATGTCCATAGATTTTGATTATAATTTTGTTTAATACTTTTTTTGATATCTTCTAGGGATATATTTGTTTATAACTCTACATATTATAGTTAATTGTCATAATTTTAATAGTCTTTTGGATTGCTCTATTATCTCCCAAGAGTTTAGAGGAATCCGAGACTATTTCTAAGAATATATTACTTTGAATTATAATTTCATCTCAGTAATTTGGTTCATTCTTAGTTGTTTTTGGTATCTAATCTTAGTTCGATTTTCTTATCtcaaatattccaaaatattggaattaaATATGAAAATGATAAATCTCGAGCATATGTTCAGAtccatattttttgaaaatagctcctcctcaaacatttaattatacaataataataatattatatgtttgaactattttacctagactttgatataatttttagcccaaaataaaattaaagatatatatatatatatatatatatatatatatatatatatatatatatatatatatatatatatatatatatatatatatattatcatttTTGTCAAAGTCGAGGAGTGCAAACTAAAATTTTATGCCATAGGGTAGAGACCTTTAACTTGAATATATGATTGAAGATTTTTTTCCAATTTACTCAATTAcgaattat is a window encoding:
- the LOC140814207 gene encoding uncharacterized protein, yielding MELNFVNGEGEDPDREPLAGRKVEENHFHLSRYPGAVRQKAYIFDGEGNYYNKDWDLMEGRGKEFCWYHVELPKGNQKLSQSAQYLIDVLCPPLKLQDILSLVSNGPFCGYVDGALVFRVNSPGPASSKFTFRIAARVTERSIITVSLGRVPRLGFSPAYESLLSEIPVVESLGYENTEQKDRGGGIVIQEHVLDFLLTMNHSEEADNPVPRKVSNLVVHIIDTHVDQLQDVVSELEIDLNSIEFELDRGGFALKKQMLDDRKFPKLHLDLQRLLQVIAHGEQVFPRVKEKCSSKDWFAHEDVNALEELIGRIRRLKENVGFIANRVTAIQAGLDSWQSEQINRKLYYLSFLSIIFLPLSIITGVFGMNVGGVPWTVQRDPALKDGFRNVMFLCLTMLVIVLLCFIFPAIYGRITEWRRKQVLKRSYSLNKKSYIRRTGVERSEKEGYLRL